The following coding sequences lie in one Dunckerocampus dactyliophorus isolate RoL2022-P2 chromosome 4, RoL_Ddac_1.1, whole genome shotgun sequence genomic window:
- the zgc:152968 gene encoding RNA exonuclease 1 homolog isoform X3, protein MFPSFGRFARLTCPSTGRCERPHCWYKHGKEERLLFGASSSLSSSLNDVTGGQDVNLPPVCQAHVNQLKDESSRELERLKKEIETVKYEVALEQRRLSRYRSAEAASKPVSSNGENANKGSYGHPSSSDGFKALSRSRKYVVDNSKPRTDLEYDPMSNYSADFGSYKSLGKAQKGKSTHQKPVSHQVPLCCPASTGTQDNSDDESILIIDMPPSPAPAPKHASCDADAPQDTKKQHEEIGAVHEVREDSNEGCEASAGSVIDLTRCLEHLGGESPEATCLQSSEDKSCSTLQARDQNVNRAVMEEDDDSVCVEWFKCGAPNAPQNSLLSDTSPYLPSVVKPTQKAQQTTEYNSSLPPFTPSTANCTAAHSHQGPAEPSPGSSQLQTEAESSPVSSSEHPLSKAAKREVIVIVSSSDEEEEQGYPGLDLSDSDPEEECYRIFMEAEESANHQQPEIKPMDVAKLDISTVTPQEQPAKRRIAHEAKDTELPVAKRRPQPQILVPLRGPATPLTASRLAATPKIQQIQQKASMVTASVKGGQAFLSSFGQRRQESQPATSTPAAVNASPAARQNQTYVNYVPLGSAVLNVGNNLRLILPQGAVPLPLSSASSAVTSVLNITPVLARPPTCTASAVASAQKYRMCAPLLFTPAARRPSQPSTPFTSSLSTTATSTPALAAAKPGAIKRKAKPQVEASKDKVPHDVRQRYVTMFVEAFLASTANVNEAFEKALVEEKAVYNRSGNKLKYLSVAVNALKRLKKHNSAAAKDDKVNGKTPKGNIPLNRKTLKGNDDTALYEILRDYILTEEQLIENNYPMQNPEKAGCAVLFADKKGSNDPLKRICCRCGATYSVSQTGKHTRTEECNYHYGKGVENRVPGGVETRYSCCQGVMGAPGCQLFKLHVHDSFSLDGFVGTAPRSPTDTSCPGIYSLDCEMCYTIHGLELSRVTVVNSSLQVVYDTFVKPRNEVIDYNTSCSMARWWTRPLSSPTDWAPHTG, encoded by the exons ATGTTCCCGTCGTTCGGCCGTTTCGCTCGGCTCACCTGCCCTTCCACCGGGCGCTGCGAGCGGCCTCACTGCTGGTACAAACATGGCAAAGAAGAGCGACTTTTGTTTGGGGCCTCATCATCATTATCTTCGTCGCTGAACGACGTAACAG GTGGCCAAGATGTCAATCTGCCTCCCGTATGTCAAGCGCATGTCAACCAGCTCAAAGACGAGTCCTCCCGGGAGCTGGAGCGCCTGAAGAAAGAGATTGAAACGGTCAAGTACGAAGTGGCGCTGGAGCAGAGGCGACTGTCGCGCTATCGCAGCGCCGAGGCCGCGTCCAAACCTGTTTCATCAAATGGTGAAAATGCAAACAAGGGATCATACGGGCACCCGTCGAGCTCTGATGGTTTCAAAGCGCTCTCCCGATCTAGGAAGTATGTGGTTGACAATTCCAAGCCAAGAACTGATTTGGAATATGACCCCATGTCCAACTATTCGGCTGACTTTGGATCTTACAAGTCGTTGGGTAAGGCTCAAAAAGGCAAAAGCACACACCAAAAACCAGTCAGCCATCAGGTCCCGCTATGCTGCCCCGCCTCCACTGGGACGCAGGATAACTCCGATGATGAAAGCATCCTGATTATTGACATGCCACCCTCGCCTGCCCCAGCTCCCAAACATGCCAGCTGTGATGCTGACGCACCGCAGGACACAAAAAAGCAACACGAGGAGATTGGTGCCGTGCATGAGGTGAGAGAGGACTCTAATGAAGGCTGTGAAGCGTCTGCTGGAAGTGTGATTGACTTGACCCGATGTCTGGAGCACCTTGGCGGAGAGAGTCCTGAAGCAACATGTCTCCAGTCTTCTGAAGATAAATCCTGCAGCACTTTGCAAGCACGAGATCAAAATGTAAATCGTGCTGTGATGGAAGAGGACGACGACTCCGTTTGTGTTGAATGGTTCAAGTGTGGTGCCCCAAATGCTCCACAGAACTCTCTTCTTTCAGACACCAGCCCATACCTCCCAAGTGTTGTCAAGCCCACCCAGAAAGCTCAGCAGACCACAGAGTACAACTCTTCTCTCCCCCCTTTCACGCCTAGCACTGCCAACTGCACTGCTGCTCACAGCCACCAGGGGCCAGCAGAGCCATCTCCAGGCAGCAGCCAGCTTCAGACTGAAGCCGAATCTTCTCCCGTATCCTCCAGTGAGCATCCTTTGTCAAAAGCTGCTAAAAGAGAAGTTATCGTGATTGTCTCGAGCTCTGACGAGGAGGAAGAGCAGGGCTACCCTGGGTTGGATCTGTCGGACAGCGACCCTGAGGAGGAGTGCTACCGCATCTTCATGGAGGCAGAGGAGAGTGCCAACCACCAGCAGCCCGAG ATCAAACCTATGGATGTGGCCAAACTTGACATTTCGACAGTCACACCCCAAGAACAACCAGCAAAGAGGAGGATTGCGCATGAGGCCAAAGATACAGAG CTTCCAGTGGCCAAGAGGAGACCACAGCCGCAAATCCTCGTTCCTCTACGAGGGCCGGCGACGCCTCTCACGGCCTCCCGGCTCGCCGCCACCCCAAAGATTCAGCAGATTCAGCAGAAGGCATCCATGGTGACCGCTTCTGTGAAAGGAGGCCAAGCGTTCCTCTCCTCCTTTGGCCAGAGAAGGCAAGAGAGCCAACCGGCAACTTCGACTCCCGCCGCCGTCAACGCTTCGCCTGCTGCCCGGCAGAACCAGA CATACGTCAACTATGTTCCGCTAGGCTCGGCAGTGCTCAACGTGGGCAATAATTTGCGCCTGATCCTCCCTCAGGGCGCCGTCCCGCTGCCCCTCTCCTCCGCTTCCAGTGCAGTCACCTCCGTTCTTAACATAACCCCCGTCCTGGCGAGACCCCCCACTTGCACGGCGTCCGCTGTTGCGAGCGCACAGAAGTATCGCATGTGCGCGCCTCTGCTGTTTACCCCCGCTGCGCGTAGACCCTCGCAGCCCTCTACACCCTTTACATCCTCACTTTCAACCACCGCTACGAGTACACCCGCCCTAGCCGCTGCTAAG CCGGGGGCCATCAAGCGAAAGGCGAAGCCGCAGGTTGAGGCGAGCAAAGACAAAGTGCCTCATGATGTCAGACAGCGCTACGTTACCATGTTCGTGGAGGCCTTCCTCGCCTCCACCGCCAATGTCAACGAGGCCTTTGAAAAG GCCCTGGTTGAGGAGAAAGCGGTCTACAATCGCAGCGGCAACAAACTGAAGTATCTCAGCGTTGCCGTGAACGCGCTCAAGAGGCTGAAAAAGCACAACTCTGCCGCCGCCAAAG ATGATAAAGTCAACGGCAAAACCCCCAAAGGAAATATTCCACTCAACAGGAAGACGCTGAAAGGAAACG ATGACACGGCCTTGTATGAGATTTTGAGGGATTACATTctgactgaggagcagctgatTGAGAACAACTACCCCATGCAAAACCCAGAGAAGGCTGGCTGTGCAGTCCTTTTTGCAGACAAGAAGGGCAGCAACGACC CCCTCAAGAGGATTTGCTGTCGATGCGGGGCAACATACTCTGTGAGTCAGACGGGCAAACACACCCGCACAGAGGAGTGCAACTATCACTATGGCAAAGGCGTGGAGAACAGAG TGCCAGGCGGGGTGGAGACCCGCTACAGCTGCTGCCAGGGAGTCATGGGAGCACCTGGATGCCAACTCTTTAAG ttgCATGTTCATGATTCCTTCAGCCTGGATGGATTTGTTGGGACAGCCCCAAGAAGTCCCACAGATACCAGCTGCCCAGGAATCTACTCCCTCGACTGTGAAATG tgttaCACCATTCACGGTCTTGAGCTGTCAAGAGTGACCGTGGTCAACTCCAGCCTCCAAGTGGTTTACGACACCTTTGTCAAACCACGCAACGAGGTCATCGACTATAACACCAG TTGCTCCATGGCACGGTGGTGGACACGTCCATTGTCTTCCCCCACCGACTGGGCCCCCCACACAGGCTGA
- the LOC129179288 gene encoding UDP-glucuronosyltransferase 2A2-like, producing MTPGSQILLSALLLLSAAAAFCSILVWYTEGSHWINMKPVLETLVDRGHHVTVLAPSASLFMNASDESSFHYQPFNVTLELETMTKFMDDFLAFSMYEMDHMNVFQIYMKFMALMKVDLQYSLQYLDGVLKSDVIMKKLKEGNYDLLLADPIYPGSDLVSEILDVPLIYSLRFSLVHNMERYCGQMPAPPSFVPAAMSKLTDKMDFFERMWNFVFYAVNDVVINIAMWQELDRYYTEFKGKPTSSCESASRADIWLMRTYWDFDYPRPFLPNFKFVGGIHCRPANALPEDMEEFVQSSGEDGIVVFTLGSFIKNITTEKANMIASGLAQIPQKVLWRYSGEKPATLAPNTRLYDWIPQNDLLGHPKTRAFVTHGGTNGIYEAIYHGVPMVGMPLFADQPDNMVHMKAKGAAVVVELNFMTSEDLSNAIGTVINDKSYKENAMLLSRIHHDRPMSPLDEAVFWIEFTMRHKGAKHLRVQAHELTWYQYHSLDVMGFFLVVVLLVALLFVKTCKFCLGRCCGRKRPTKRKAE from the exons ATGACGCCGGGCTCGCAGATCTTGCTGAGCGCTCTGCTGCTGCTCTCCGCAGCAGCAGCATTTTGCAGCATTTTGGTGTGGTACACCGAGGGCAGCCACTGGATTAACATGAAACCCGTACTGGAGACGCTAGTGGACCGGGGACACCATGTCACCGTCTTGGCCCCGAGCGCTTCGCTCTTCATGAATGCCAGCGACGAATCCAGCTTCCACTACCAACCATTCAATGTCACCTTAGAGCTGGAGACCATGACGAAGTTCATGGACGACTTCCTTGCTTTCTCCATGTACGAGATGGACCACATGAATGTATTTCAGATTTACATGAAGTTCATGGCCTTGATGAAAGTGGACCTGCAGTATTCTTTGCAGTATCTGGACGGCGTGTTGAAATCAGATGTCATCATGAAAAAGCTGAAGGAGGGCAACTATGACCTTCTCCTGGCTGACCCCATCTACCCGGGAAGTGACCTGGTGTCTGAGATTCTGGACGTCCCCCTGATCTACTCCCTGCGCTTCTCACTGGTTCATAACATGGAGAGGTACTGTGGTCAGATGCCTGCGCCACCCTCATTCGTGCCCGCCGCCATGAGCAAGCTGACCGACAAGATGGACTTCTTCGAGAGGATGTGGAATTTTGTCTTCTACGCCGTCAACGACGTGGTGATAAACATAGCGATGTGGCAAGAACTGGATCGATACTACACAGAGTTCAAAG GCAAGCCCACGAGTTCCTGTGAGTCAGCGAGCAGGGCGGACATCTGGCTGATGAGGACGTACTGGGATTTTGACTATCCTCGTCCTTTCCTGCCCAACTTCAAGTTTGTCGGCGGGATCCACTGCAGACCGGCGAACGCCTTGCCTGAG GATATGGAAGAGTTTGTGCAGAGTTCAGGCGAAGACGGCATCGTGGTCTTCACTTTGGGATCCTTCATCAAGAACATCACCACAGAGAAGGCCAACATGATCGCCTCTGGCCTTGCTCAGATTCCCCAGAAG GTACTTTGGAGGTACAGTGGAGAAAAGCCAGCCACTTTGGCCCCCAACACAAGACTATACGACTGGATACCTCAGAACGACCTGCTGG GTCACCCCAAGACTCGGGCATTCGTCACTCACGGGGGCACCAATGGCATTTATGAGGCCATCTACCACGGGGTCCCCATGGTGGGCATGCCCTTGTTTGCCGACCAGCCGGACAACATGGTGCACATGAAGGCGAAGGGCGCCGCCGTTGTCGTGGAACTGAACTTCATGACCTCTGAAGACCTCAGCAACGCCATCGGGACTGTCATCAATGACAAGTC GTACAAGGAGAACGCCATGCTGCTGTCCAGGATCCACCACGACAGACCCATGAGTCCCCTTGACGAGGCCGTGTTCTGGATCGAGTTCACCATGAGACACAAAGGTGCCAAGCACTTAAGGGTCCAGGCTCACGAGCTCACCTGGTACCAGTACCACAGCCTGGATGTGATGGGATTCTTCCTGGTGGTCGTCCTCCTTGTCGCACTCCTCTTCGTCAAGACTTGCAAATTTTGTCTCGGCAGATGCTGTGGCCGGAAGAGGCCGACAAAAAGAAAGGCAGAGTAA
- the zgc:152968 gene encoding RNA exonuclease 1 homolog isoform X1 translates to MFPSFGRFARLTCPSTGRCERPHCWYKHGKEERLLFGASSSLSSSLNDVTGGQDVNLPPVCQAHVNQLKDESSRELERLKKEIETVKYEVALEQRRLSRYRSAEAASKPVSSNGENANKGSYGHPSSSDGFKALSRSRKYVVDNSKPRTDLEYDPMSNYSADFGSYKSLGKAQKGKSTHQKPVSHQVPLCCPASTGTQDNSDDESILIIDMPPSPAPAPKHASCDADAPQDTKKQHEEIGAVHEVREDSNEGCEASAGSVIDLTRCLEHLGGESPEATCLQSSEDKSCSTLQARDQNVNRAVMEEDDDSVCVEWFKCGAPNAPQNSLLSDTSPYLPSVVKPTQKAQQTTEYNSSLPPFTPSTANCTAAHSHQGPAEPSPGSSQLQTEAESSPVSSSEHPLSKAAKREVIVIVSSSDEEEEQGYPGLDLSDSDPEEECYRIFMEAEESANHQQPEIKPMDVAKLDISTVTPQEQPAKRRIAHEAKDTELPVAKRRPQPQILVPLRGPATPLTASRLAATPKIQQIQQKASMVTASVKGGQAFLSSFGQRRQESQPATSTPAAVNASPAARQNQTYVNYVPLGSAVLNVGNNLRLILPQGAVPLPLSSASSAVTSVLNITPVLARPPTCTASAVASAQKYRMCAPLLFTPAARRPSQPSTPFTSSLSTTATSTPALAAAKPGAIKRKAKPQVEASKDKVPHDVRQRYVTMFVEAFLASTANVNEAFEKALVEEKAVYNRSGNKLKYLSVAVNALKRLKKHNSAAAKDDKVNGKTPKGNIPLNRKTLKGNDDTALYEILRDYILTEEQLIENNYPMQNPEKAGCAVLFADKKGSNDPLKRICCRCGATYSVSQTGKHTRTEECNYHYGKGVENRVPGGVETRYSCCQGVMGAPGCQLFKLHVHDSFSLDGFVGTAPRSPTDTSCPGIYSLDCEMCYTIHGLELSRVTVVNSSLQVVYDTFVKPRNEVIDYNTRFSGISEEDVRGNHTFLSEVQKTLLSFISTDTIIIGHGLETGLCALKLLHGTVVDTSIVFPHRLGPPHRLTLNNLTAEHLRRIIQESVCGHDTAEDAAACMELMLLKSKDGKVKK, encoded by the exons ATGTTCCCGTCGTTCGGCCGTTTCGCTCGGCTCACCTGCCCTTCCACCGGGCGCTGCGAGCGGCCTCACTGCTGGTACAAACATGGCAAAGAAGAGCGACTTTTGTTTGGGGCCTCATCATCATTATCTTCGTCGCTGAACGACGTAACAG GTGGCCAAGATGTCAATCTGCCTCCCGTATGTCAAGCGCATGTCAACCAGCTCAAAGACGAGTCCTCCCGGGAGCTGGAGCGCCTGAAGAAAGAGATTGAAACGGTCAAGTACGAAGTGGCGCTGGAGCAGAGGCGACTGTCGCGCTATCGCAGCGCCGAGGCCGCGTCCAAACCTGTTTCATCAAATGGTGAAAATGCAAACAAGGGATCATACGGGCACCCGTCGAGCTCTGATGGTTTCAAAGCGCTCTCCCGATCTAGGAAGTATGTGGTTGACAATTCCAAGCCAAGAACTGATTTGGAATATGACCCCATGTCCAACTATTCGGCTGACTTTGGATCTTACAAGTCGTTGGGTAAGGCTCAAAAAGGCAAAAGCACACACCAAAAACCAGTCAGCCATCAGGTCCCGCTATGCTGCCCCGCCTCCACTGGGACGCAGGATAACTCCGATGATGAAAGCATCCTGATTATTGACATGCCACCCTCGCCTGCCCCAGCTCCCAAACATGCCAGCTGTGATGCTGACGCACCGCAGGACACAAAAAAGCAACACGAGGAGATTGGTGCCGTGCATGAGGTGAGAGAGGACTCTAATGAAGGCTGTGAAGCGTCTGCTGGAAGTGTGATTGACTTGACCCGATGTCTGGAGCACCTTGGCGGAGAGAGTCCTGAAGCAACATGTCTCCAGTCTTCTGAAGATAAATCCTGCAGCACTTTGCAAGCACGAGATCAAAATGTAAATCGTGCTGTGATGGAAGAGGACGACGACTCCGTTTGTGTTGAATGGTTCAAGTGTGGTGCCCCAAATGCTCCACAGAACTCTCTTCTTTCAGACACCAGCCCATACCTCCCAAGTGTTGTCAAGCCCACCCAGAAAGCTCAGCAGACCACAGAGTACAACTCTTCTCTCCCCCCTTTCACGCCTAGCACTGCCAACTGCACTGCTGCTCACAGCCACCAGGGGCCAGCAGAGCCATCTCCAGGCAGCAGCCAGCTTCAGACTGAAGCCGAATCTTCTCCCGTATCCTCCAGTGAGCATCCTTTGTCAAAAGCTGCTAAAAGAGAAGTTATCGTGATTGTCTCGAGCTCTGACGAGGAGGAAGAGCAGGGCTACCCTGGGTTGGATCTGTCGGACAGCGACCCTGAGGAGGAGTGCTACCGCATCTTCATGGAGGCAGAGGAGAGTGCCAACCACCAGCAGCCCGAG ATCAAACCTATGGATGTGGCCAAACTTGACATTTCGACAGTCACACCCCAAGAACAACCAGCAAAGAGGAGGATTGCGCATGAGGCCAAAGATACAGAG CTTCCAGTGGCCAAGAGGAGACCACAGCCGCAAATCCTCGTTCCTCTACGAGGGCCGGCGACGCCTCTCACGGCCTCCCGGCTCGCCGCCACCCCAAAGATTCAGCAGATTCAGCAGAAGGCATCCATGGTGACCGCTTCTGTGAAAGGAGGCCAAGCGTTCCTCTCCTCCTTTGGCCAGAGAAGGCAAGAGAGCCAACCGGCAACTTCGACTCCCGCCGCCGTCAACGCTTCGCCTGCTGCCCGGCAGAACCAGA CATACGTCAACTATGTTCCGCTAGGCTCGGCAGTGCTCAACGTGGGCAATAATTTGCGCCTGATCCTCCCTCAGGGCGCCGTCCCGCTGCCCCTCTCCTCCGCTTCCAGTGCAGTCACCTCCGTTCTTAACATAACCCCCGTCCTGGCGAGACCCCCCACTTGCACGGCGTCCGCTGTTGCGAGCGCACAGAAGTATCGCATGTGCGCGCCTCTGCTGTTTACCCCCGCTGCGCGTAGACCCTCGCAGCCCTCTACACCCTTTACATCCTCACTTTCAACCACCGCTACGAGTACACCCGCCCTAGCCGCTGCTAAG CCGGGGGCCATCAAGCGAAAGGCGAAGCCGCAGGTTGAGGCGAGCAAAGACAAAGTGCCTCATGATGTCAGACAGCGCTACGTTACCATGTTCGTGGAGGCCTTCCTCGCCTCCACCGCCAATGTCAACGAGGCCTTTGAAAAG GCCCTGGTTGAGGAGAAAGCGGTCTACAATCGCAGCGGCAACAAACTGAAGTATCTCAGCGTTGCCGTGAACGCGCTCAAGAGGCTGAAAAAGCACAACTCTGCCGCCGCCAAAG ATGATAAAGTCAACGGCAAAACCCCCAAAGGAAATATTCCACTCAACAGGAAGACGCTGAAAGGAAACG ATGACACGGCCTTGTATGAGATTTTGAGGGATTACATTctgactgaggagcagctgatTGAGAACAACTACCCCATGCAAAACCCAGAGAAGGCTGGCTGTGCAGTCCTTTTTGCAGACAAGAAGGGCAGCAACGACC CCCTCAAGAGGATTTGCTGTCGATGCGGGGCAACATACTCTGTGAGTCAGACGGGCAAACACACCCGCACAGAGGAGTGCAACTATCACTATGGCAAAGGCGTGGAGAACAGAG TGCCAGGCGGGGTGGAGACCCGCTACAGCTGCTGCCAGGGAGTCATGGGAGCACCTGGATGCCAACTCTTTAAG ttgCATGTTCATGATTCCTTCAGCCTGGATGGATTTGTTGGGACAGCCCCAAGAAGTCCCACAGATACCAGCTGCCCAGGAATCTACTCCCTCGACTGTGAAATG tgttaCACCATTCACGGTCTTGAGCTGTCAAGAGTGACCGTGGTCAACTCCAGCCTCCAAGTGGTTTACGACACCTTTGTCAAACCACGCAACGAGGTCATCGACTATAACACCAG GTTCTCGGGGATTAGCGAGGAGGACGTGAGGGGCAACCACACCTTTCTGTCCGAGGTGCAGAAGACCTTGTTGAGCTTCATCAGCACCGATACCATCATAATCGGGCACGGTCTGGAAACTGGCCTCTGTGCCCTGAAG TTGCTCCATGGCACGGTGGTGGACACGTCCATTGTCTTCCCCCACCGACTGGGCCCCCCACACAGGCTGACCCTCAACAACCTGACTGCAGAGCACCTGAGGAGGATCATCCAAGAGAGTG TGTGTGGCCATGACACCGCAGAGGATGCTGCCGCCTGCATGGAGCTCATGTTATTGAAGAGCAAAGAcggaaaagtgaaaaaatga
- the zgc:152968 gene encoding RNA exonuclease 1 homolog isoform X2 produces the protein MFPSFGRFARLTCPSTGRCERPHCWYKHGKEERLLFGASSSLSSSLNDVTGGQDVNLPPVCQAHVNQLKDESSRELERLKKEIETVKYEVALEQRRLSRYRSAEAASKPVSSNGENANKGSYGHPSSSDGFKALSRSRKYVVDNSKPRTDLEYDPMSNYSADFGSYKSLGKAQKGKSTHQKPVSHQVPLCCPASTGTQDNSDDESILIIDMPPSPAPAPKHASCDADAPQDTKKQHEEIGAVHEVREDSNEGCEASAGSVIDLTRCLEHLGGESPEATCLQSSEDKSCSTLQARDQNVNRAVMEEDDDSVCVEWFKCGAPNAPQNSLLSDTSPYLPSVVKPTQKAQQTTEYNSSLPPFTPSTANCTAAHSHQGPAEPSPGSSQLQTEAESSPVSSSEHPLSKAAKREVIVIVSSSDEEEEQGYPGLDLSDSDPEEECYRIFMEAEESANHQQPEIKPMDVAKLDISTVTPQEQPAKRRIAHEAKDTELPVAKRRPQPQILVPLRGPATPLTASRLAATPKIQQIQQKASMVTASVKGGQAFLSSFGQRRQESQPATSTPAAVNASPAARQNQTYVNYVPLGSAVLNVGNNLRLILPQGAVPLPLSSASSAVTSVLNITPVLARPPTCTASAVASAQKYRMCAPLLFTPAARRPSQPSTPFTSSLSTTATSTPALAAAKPGAIKRKAKPQVEASKDKVPHDVRQRYVTMFVEAFLASTANVNEAFEKALVEEKAVYNRSGNKLKYLSVAVNALKRLKKHNSAAAKDDKVNGKTPKGNIPLNRKTLKGNDDTALYEILRDYILTEEQLIENNYPMQNPEKAGCAVLFADKKGSNDPLKRICCRCGATYSVSQTGKHTRTEECNYHYGKGVENRVPGGVETRYSCCQGVMGAPGCQLFKLHVHDSFSLDGFVGTAPRSPTDTSCPGIYSLDCEMCYTIHGLELSRVTVVNSSLQVVYDTFVKPRNEVIDYNTRFSGISEEDVRGNHTFLSEVQKTLLSFISTDTIIIGHGLETGLCALKSSCLGLLQIVHVRLICLVSTKFTERQIITGCFMCSVSFA, from the exons ATGTTCCCGTCGTTCGGCCGTTTCGCTCGGCTCACCTGCCCTTCCACCGGGCGCTGCGAGCGGCCTCACTGCTGGTACAAACATGGCAAAGAAGAGCGACTTTTGTTTGGGGCCTCATCATCATTATCTTCGTCGCTGAACGACGTAACAG GTGGCCAAGATGTCAATCTGCCTCCCGTATGTCAAGCGCATGTCAACCAGCTCAAAGACGAGTCCTCCCGGGAGCTGGAGCGCCTGAAGAAAGAGATTGAAACGGTCAAGTACGAAGTGGCGCTGGAGCAGAGGCGACTGTCGCGCTATCGCAGCGCCGAGGCCGCGTCCAAACCTGTTTCATCAAATGGTGAAAATGCAAACAAGGGATCATACGGGCACCCGTCGAGCTCTGATGGTTTCAAAGCGCTCTCCCGATCTAGGAAGTATGTGGTTGACAATTCCAAGCCAAGAACTGATTTGGAATATGACCCCATGTCCAACTATTCGGCTGACTTTGGATCTTACAAGTCGTTGGGTAAGGCTCAAAAAGGCAAAAGCACACACCAAAAACCAGTCAGCCATCAGGTCCCGCTATGCTGCCCCGCCTCCACTGGGACGCAGGATAACTCCGATGATGAAAGCATCCTGATTATTGACATGCCACCCTCGCCTGCCCCAGCTCCCAAACATGCCAGCTGTGATGCTGACGCACCGCAGGACACAAAAAAGCAACACGAGGAGATTGGTGCCGTGCATGAGGTGAGAGAGGACTCTAATGAAGGCTGTGAAGCGTCTGCTGGAAGTGTGATTGACTTGACCCGATGTCTGGAGCACCTTGGCGGAGAGAGTCCTGAAGCAACATGTCTCCAGTCTTCTGAAGATAAATCCTGCAGCACTTTGCAAGCACGAGATCAAAATGTAAATCGTGCTGTGATGGAAGAGGACGACGACTCCGTTTGTGTTGAATGGTTCAAGTGTGGTGCCCCAAATGCTCCACAGAACTCTCTTCTTTCAGACACCAGCCCATACCTCCCAAGTGTTGTCAAGCCCACCCAGAAAGCTCAGCAGACCACAGAGTACAACTCTTCTCTCCCCCCTTTCACGCCTAGCACTGCCAACTGCACTGCTGCTCACAGCCACCAGGGGCCAGCAGAGCCATCTCCAGGCAGCAGCCAGCTTCAGACTGAAGCCGAATCTTCTCCCGTATCCTCCAGTGAGCATCCTTTGTCAAAAGCTGCTAAAAGAGAAGTTATCGTGATTGTCTCGAGCTCTGACGAGGAGGAAGAGCAGGGCTACCCTGGGTTGGATCTGTCGGACAGCGACCCTGAGGAGGAGTGCTACCGCATCTTCATGGAGGCAGAGGAGAGTGCCAACCACCAGCAGCCCGAG ATCAAACCTATGGATGTGGCCAAACTTGACATTTCGACAGTCACACCCCAAGAACAACCAGCAAAGAGGAGGATTGCGCATGAGGCCAAAGATACAGAG CTTCCAGTGGCCAAGAGGAGACCACAGCCGCAAATCCTCGTTCCTCTACGAGGGCCGGCGACGCCTCTCACGGCCTCCCGGCTCGCCGCCACCCCAAAGATTCAGCAGATTCAGCAGAAGGCATCCATGGTGACCGCTTCTGTGAAAGGAGGCCAAGCGTTCCTCTCCTCCTTTGGCCAGAGAAGGCAAGAGAGCCAACCGGCAACTTCGACTCCCGCCGCCGTCAACGCTTCGCCTGCTGCCCGGCAGAACCAGA CATACGTCAACTATGTTCCGCTAGGCTCGGCAGTGCTCAACGTGGGCAATAATTTGCGCCTGATCCTCCCTCAGGGCGCCGTCCCGCTGCCCCTCTCCTCCGCTTCCAGTGCAGTCACCTCCGTTCTTAACATAACCCCCGTCCTGGCGAGACCCCCCACTTGCACGGCGTCCGCTGTTGCGAGCGCACAGAAGTATCGCATGTGCGCGCCTCTGCTGTTTACCCCCGCTGCGCGTAGACCCTCGCAGCCCTCTACACCCTTTACATCCTCACTTTCAACCACCGCTACGAGTACACCCGCCCTAGCCGCTGCTAAG CCGGGGGCCATCAAGCGAAAGGCGAAGCCGCAGGTTGAGGCGAGCAAAGACAAAGTGCCTCATGATGTCAGACAGCGCTACGTTACCATGTTCGTGGAGGCCTTCCTCGCCTCCACCGCCAATGTCAACGAGGCCTTTGAAAAG GCCCTGGTTGAGGAGAAAGCGGTCTACAATCGCAGCGGCAACAAACTGAAGTATCTCAGCGTTGCCGTGAACGCGCTCAAGAGGCTGAAAAAGCACAACTCTGCCGCCGCCAAAG ATGATAAAGTCAACGGCAAAACCCCCAAAGGAAATATTCCACTCAACAGGAAGACGCTGAAAGGAAACG ATGACACGGCCTTGTATGAGATTTTGAGGGATTACATTctgactgaggagcagctgatTGAGAACAACTACCCCATGCAAAACCCAGAGAAGGCTGGCTGTGCAGTCCTTTTTGCAGACAAGAAGGGCAGCAACGACC CCCTCAAGAGGATTTGCTGTCGATGCGGGGCAACATACTCTGTGAGTCAGACGGGCAAACACACCCGCACAGAGGAGTGCAACTATCACTATGGCAAAGGCGTGGAGAACAGAG TGCCAGGCGGGGTGGAGACCCGCTACAGCTGCTGCCAGGGAGTCATGGGAGCACCTGGATGCCAACTCTTTAAG ttgCATGTTCATGATTCCTTCAGCCTGGATGGATTTGTTGGGACAGCCCCAAGAAGTCCCACAGATACCAGCTGCCCAGGAATCTACTCCCTCGACTGTGAAATG tgttaCACCATTCACGGTCTTGAGCTGTCAAGAGTGACCGTGGTCAACTCCAGCCTCCAAGTGGTTTACGACACCTTTGTCAAACCACGCAACGAGGTCATCGACTATAACACCAG GTTCTCGGGGATTAGCGAGGAGGACGTGAGGGGCAACCACACCTTTCTGTCCGAGGTGCAGAAGACCTTGTTGAGCTTCATCAGCACCGATACCATCATAATCGGGCACGGTCTGGAAACTGGCCTCTGTGCCCTGAAG AGCTCTTGTCTTGGATTGCTTCAGATTGTCCATGTGCGCCTAATATGTCTGGTGAGTACAAAATTCACAGAAAGGCAAATCATCACCGGGtgtttcatgtgttctgtgtcttTCGCTTGA